The following coding sequences lie in one Treponema socranskii subsp. buccale genomic window:
- a CDS encoding M23 family metallopeptidase, whose product MQTIRRIFIAAAGIILLPIPPQNALAFQSAARQTNICTASAQNGIMLQTEKLPRIPRLSSRDDVFKQYGTDVEENYKRSAAGKAKHVQFYAYTPTTDDTLFTVAAACSIPYETIATVNSIANIGDMAAGKTIILPTDAGLFVPETPESSIEILIEKKYFPVMENLSKEWYSINGRRFYFLHGERFGSTERAYFLDADFKMPLDASWLSSAYGMRMSPLSGEMRFHRGIDLAAPEGARVYSCKSGSVVRCTKGDPIYGNYVVLKHDKGMTSIYAHLSDVFVRKGDIVIGRTPIGLVGKTGAATGPHLHFEIRINGVSTDPRGLLPDYGGRQGR is encoded by the coding sequence ATGCAAACGATACGCCGCATCTTTATCGCGGCAGCCGGCATCATACTCTTGCCTATTCCGCCGCAAAACGCACTCGCATTTCAAAGCGCCGCGCGGCAAACAAATATATGTACGGCTTCGGCGCAAAACGGCATCATGCTGCAAACGGAAAAGCTTCCGCGTATTCCGCGTCTTTCATCGCGCGACGACGTCTTTAAACAGTACGGCACCGACGTCGAAGAAAACTACAAGCGTTCCGCTGCGGGAAAGGCAAAGCACGTGCAGTTTTACGCGTACACGCCGACAACGGACGATACGCTTTTTACCGTCGCTGCCGCCTGTTCGATTCCCTACGAAACGATAGCGACGGTAAACAGCATCGCGAATATCGGCGATATGGCTGCCGGCAAAACGATCATCCTTCCGACCGATGCGGGTTTATTCGTCCCGGAAACGCCGGAATCGTCCATCGAAATATTAATAGAAAAAAAATATTTTCCGGTTATGGAAAATTTGTCAAAAGAGTGGTATAGTATAAACGGCAGGCGTTTTTATTTTCTACACGGAGAGCGTTTCGGCTCGACCGAGCGCGCCTATTTTCTCGATGCGGATTTTAAAATGCCGCTCGACGCTTCGTGGCTGTCATCCGCATACGGCATGAGGATGAGTCCTCTTTCCGGCGAAATGCGCTTTCACCGCGGCATCGATTTGGCGGCTCCCGAAGGCGCACGGGTGTATTCGTGCAAAAGCGGAAGCGTCGTACGCTGTACGAAGGGCGATCCGATATACGGAAATTACGTCGTACTCAAACACGACAAGGGCATGACGAGCATCTACGCGCACCTTTCGGACGTATTTGTGCGTAAAGGCGATATCGTCATAGGCAGAACTCCGATCGGGCTTGTGGGAAAAACGGGAGCGGCCACGGGACCGCACCTCCATTTTGAAATACGCATAAACGGCGTTTCGACCGACCCCCGCGGTCTTTTGCCGGATTACGGCGGCAGGCAGGGACGATGA
- a CDS encoding PEGA domain-containing protein, producing the protein MKIHGICTKIIILSLLCAASPLFSETFRVRKLFPIKLTGTIQNEQTFVTGINDCIAIFLPDDRSWLEGIEIKIAIPEAVAAWQDSVALSLYDNITPLPSSSQIDYGGTRSFVKPLPARLSWIIRIPLSASVSFKESAYETKIGVVPDTKRGFVFVRLQPAMKGVPDETINAELKITVKPILINKGKLCVSVTAPNGDTDPYTLFIDGAKTAADANGYTLTPGTHDVNIVSDFYRDEMRTVRIDRAKTTELRVALKSLAPTLLVTSPANASVYVDGRHWTAIGKEIEISEGEHTVRFVMGDYEIMRTVNAQKGKSYTVSIAVDLKINEE; encoded by the coding sequence ATGAAGATACACGGCATCTGCACTAAAATTATTATTTTGTCTCTTTTATGCGCCGCATCTCCGCTTTTTTCGGAAACATTCCGCGTGCGAAAACTTTTTCCTATAAAGCTCACCGGTACGATACAAAACGAACAGACTTTCGTCACCGGCATCAACGATTGTATCGCAATTTTTTTACCGGACGACAGGAGCTGGCTTGAAGGTATCGAAATAAAAATTGCGATACCGGAAGCGGTCGCCGCATGGCAGGATTCGGTCGCCCTCTCTCTCTACGACAATATAACGCCCCTCCCCTCGTCTTCTCAAATCGATTACGGCGGAACGCGTTCTTTCGTCAAACCGCTTCCCGCCCGGCTTTCGTGGATCATCCGGATTCCGCTTTCGGCATCGGTATCATTTAAAGAAAGCGCATATGAAACAAAGATCGGCGTCGTTCCCGATACAAAGCGGGGCTTCGTATTCGTGCGCCTGCAGCCGGCGATGAAAGGGGTTCCCGACGAAACTATCAACGCGGAATTAAAGATTACCGTAAAACCGATTTTAATAAATAAAGGAAAGCTGTGCGTTTCCGTCACCGCTCCGAACGGAGATACCGATCCGTATACGCTTTTTATCGACGGCGCCAAGACGGCTGCCGATGCGAACGGATACACGCTTACGCCGGGTACGCACGATGTAAATATCGTATCCGATTTTTACCGCGACGAAATGCGTACGGTGCGTATCGACCGGGCGAAAACGACGGAACTTAGGGTTGCGCTCAAAAGCCTCGCTCCGACGCTGCTCGTCACGTCTCCGGCAAATGCTTCCGTCTATGTCGACGGCAGGCATTGGACGGCGATCGGCAAAGAGATTGAGATTTCCGAAGGCGAGCACACGGTGCGCTTCGTCATGGGCGATTACGAAATCATGCGCACGGTCAACGCACAAAAAGGAAAATCTTATACGGTATCGATTGCCGTCGATTTGAAGATAAACGAAGAGTAA
- a CDS encoding threonine/serine exporter family protein, whose protein sequence is MTAKIALESVWAFGAAACCAFYFNAEKRDALIASLLAGIGWFLFCVCKLYGGHEAFGCFCASCAVASGAEVFAVIVKRPATVYLVPGIIPLVPGGGVFLMMRSAVQGDFSASLSYGYGALGEAVAIALGIAIASSIARTVRAAIAKRHRIHR, encoded by the coding sequence ATGACGGCGAAGATAGCGCTTGAAAGCGTGTGGGCGTTCGGAGCGGCCGCCTGTTGCGCATTCTACTTCAATGCCGAAAAACGCGACGCGCTCATCGCTTCGCTTCTTGCGGGAATCGGCTGGTTTTTGTTTTGTGTGTGTAAGCTCTACGGCGGACACGAAGCGTTCGGCTGCTTTTGCGCTTCGTGCGCGGTTGCCTCGGGAGCGGAAGTGTTTGCGGTGATCGTAAAGCGGCCTGCGACCGTCTACCTCGTGCCGGGTATCATTCCCCTTGTTCCCGGGGGCGGCGTGTTTTTAATGATGCGGAGTGCGGTGCAGGGGGATTTTTCCGCATCCCTTTCATACGGGTACGGCGCGCTCGGAGAAGCCGTTGCAATCGCGCTCGGTATCGCGATCGCTTCGTCGATTGCGAGAACCGTGAGAGCGGCGATCGCCAAGCGTCACAGAATACATCGATAA
- the mtnA gene encoding S-methyl-5-thioribose-1-phosphate isomerase → MSNIKSIMDYDTVRFDEEKNELVIIDQTKLPCEIEILHLKTAKEIWDAIYLLQVRGAPAIGVAAAYGLYILVKNIGASNYDDFYKEFSRIKDYLNSSRPTAVNLSWALERMNTVCVEHKSEPMKNILESLLQEAKRIQEEDIATCRKIGEYALTLVKPGDGLLTHCNAGQLATSKFGTATAPMYLGKEKGYDFRIFADETRPLLQGARLTAFELYSSGLDVTLICDNMSASVMKNGWVNAVFTGCDRVAANGDAANKIGTSVVAICANYYHIPFYICAPTSSIDMSITAGSDIKIEQRPAEEVTEMWYKKRMAPEGIKVFNPAFDVTDNKLIAGIITEYGIARPPYSKSLKEIFAEKARNTAVR, encoded by the coding sequence ATGAGTAATATAAAATCGATTATGGATTATGATACGGTTCGTTTCGATGAAGAAAAAAACGAATTGGTTATAATCGATCAGACGAAACTGCCCTGCGAAATCGAAATTCTGCATTTAAAGACAGCGAAGGAAATATGGGATGCGATATACCTGCTGCAAGTTCGCGGCGCCCCTGCTATAGGCGTTGCCGCCGCATACGGACTCTATATTCTTGTGAAAAATATCGGCGCTTCAAACTACGACGATTTTTATAAAGAATTTTCACGAATAAAAGATTATTTGAATTCTTCGCGTCCGACGGCGGTAAATCTTTCGTGGGCTTTAGAGCGCATGAATACGGTTTGTGTCGAGCATAAAAGCGAGCCGATGAAAAACATATTGGAGTCTCTTTTGCAGGAAGCGAAGCGCATTCAAGAAGAAGATATTGCAACCTGCCGTAAGATAGGTGAATATGCGTTAACGCTTGTAAAACCCGGAGACGGTTTGCTGACTCATTGCAACGCGGGTCAGTTGGCGACTTCGAAATTCGGAACCGCTACGGCCCCGATGTATCTCGGTAAAGAAAAAGGATACGACTTCCGCATTTTTGCGGACGAAACGCGGCCTCTCTTGCAGGGTGCCCGTCTTACGGCATTCGAACTGTATTCGTCGGGACTCGATGTAACGCTTATTTGCGATAATATGTCCGCATCGGTGATGAAAAACGGTTGGGTAAACGCCGTCTTTACCGGCTGTGACAGGGTTGCCGCAAACGGAGATGCGGCGAATAAAATCGGAACTTCGGTAGTCGCCATCTGTGCAAATTATTATCACATACCTTTTTATATCTGTGCTCCGACTTCCAGTATCGATATGTCTATAACTGCGGGAAGCGACATTAAGATCGAACAAAGACCGGCGGAAGAAGTGACGGAAATGTGGTACAAAAAAAGAATGGCGCCGGAAGGAATAAAAGTATTTAATCCCGCTTTTGACGTTACCGACAATAAGCTGATAGCGGGGATTATTACCGAATACGGAATTGCACGACCGCCGTATTCGAAATCCTTAAAAGAAATATTTGCTGAAAAAGCACGTAACACAGCTGTACGATAA
- a CDS encoding 4Fe-4S binding protein — protein MAYRINKAQCVNCGTCEPDCPVGAISEADNARIIDEEKCISCGTCAGECPTSAIAEV, from the coding sequence ATGGCGTACAGAATCAACAAAGCGCAGTGCGTAAACTGCGGAACCTGCGAACCCGACTGTCCGGTCGGCGCGATATCGGAAGCCGATAACGCCCGCATCATCGATGAAGAAAAATGCATCAGCTGCGGAACCTGCGCAGGCGAATGTCCGACTTCGGCAATTGCGGAAGTGTAA
- the deoC gene encoding deoxyribose-phosphate aldolase — protein sequence MKKETVASMIDHTLLAPEAGTEKIRRLCADAKKYRFASVCVNPVHVRQAASELAGSTVRVCTVIGFPLGANVSAVKAFEAEQAIADGADEVDMVIDIGAAKDGRFEDVEADIKAVTDSARKAAKKAGKSVVVKVILETCFLSDKEIASCCTCAVKAGADFVKTSTGFANPKGDDGKPLPNGATVHHVELMRKTVGTAFGVKASGGIRSAETALAMLSAGANRLGTSSGVKIVEDWDESAAVKGC from the coding sequence ATGAAAAAAGAAACTGTTGCGTCTATGATCGATCACACGCTTTTGGCGCCGGAAGCGGGGACGGAAAAAATACGGCGGCTCTGCGCGGATGCAAAAAAATATCGCTTTGCATCGGTATGCGTCAATCCCGTCCATGTACGGCAGGCGGCTTCCGAACTCGCAGGTTCGACCGTCCGAGTGTGCACCGTCATCGGCTTTCCGCTCGGTGCGAATGTAAGCGCCGTCAAAGCGTTTGAAGCCGAACAGGCGATCGCGGACGGAGCGGATGAAGTCGATATGGTGATCGATATCGGTGCGGCAAAGGACGGCCGTTTCGAAGACGTGGAAGCGGACATCAAAGCCGTTACGGATTCGGCGCGGAAAGCCGCAAAAAAAGCGGGTAAGAGCGTCGTCGTAAAAGTGATCCTCGAAACCTGCTTTCTTTCCGATAAAGAGATCGCTTCGTGCTGTACCTGCGCGGTAAAAGCCGGAGCCGATTTTGTAAAAACGTCGACGGGCTTTGCGAATCCGAAAGGAGATGACGGAAAGCCGCTTCCTAACGGCGCGACGGTTCATCACGTCGAACTCATGCGGAAAACGGTCGGCACAGCTTTCGGCGTAAAAGCGTCGGGAGGTATACGCTCCGCCGAAACCGCTTTGGCGATGCTCTCGGCCGGTGCGAACAGGCTCGGTACGTCGAGCGGCGTTAAAATCGTCGAAGATTGGGACGAAAGCGCCGCGGTCAAAGGCTGTTAA
- a CDS encoding threonine/serine exporter family protein yields MNRIDVDDIQQIAVSAGAVVLENGGETYRAEKTVVHTAAALGAIEPSSFITTTVVMVSFFDENRKHYSYFKRIYKRDINLNKLTMINSLSRSLERHRRVPDAAFIERRIAHIGDAKDYSAAFIVASAALSSFFFTLLFGGTVLDALCALLIGGIIRAAMRLLGKGAVNNFFVSLCAGSAASIMTDILGLTPLPLHPSVVIIGVLMQVVPGLALVNSIRDSIAGDFVAGTSRLVDALLTALALSVGSTAGLFVIHAVQGGLQ; encoded by the coding sequence ATGAATCGTATCGATGTCGATGACATACAGCAGATCGCCGTCTCCGCGGGAGCGGTCGTGCTTGAAAACGGCGGGGAAACCTACCGCGCGGAAAAGACGGTCGTACATACGGCCGCAGCTCTCGGCGCGATCGAGCCGTCTTCGTTTATAACGACGACGGTCGTCATGGTTTCGTTTTTCGACGAAAATCGGAAGCATTATTCGTATTTCAAACGCATATACAAGCGCGATATCAATCTCAATAAATTGACGATGATCAACAGTCTGTCGCGTTCTCTCGAACGGCACAGACGCGTTCCGGACGCCGCATTCATAGAGCGGCGCATCGCGCATATCGGCGATGCGAAAGACTATTCGGCCGCTTTTATCGTCGCTTCGGCTGCACTCAGCTCTTTTTTCTTTACGCTGCTTTTCGGCGGAACCGTGCTCGACGCTCTTTGTGCTCTCCTTATCGGCGGCATCATCCGTGCTGCGATGCGTCTTCTCGGAAAAGGCGCGGTCAACAATTTTTTCGTCTCATTGTGTGCGGGTTCGGCCGCTTCGATTATGACCGATATACTCGGCCTCACGCCGCTTCCCCTGCATCCGTCCGTCGTCATCATCGGTGTGCTCATGCAAGTCGTTCCCGGCCTCGCCCTCGTCAATTCGATACGCGACAGCATTGCAGGCGATTTTGTCGCAGGGACTTCGCGCCTCGTCGATGCGCTTTTGACGGCGCTCGCGCTTTCCGTCGGCAGTACGGCGGGTTTGTTTGTGATACATGCGGTACAAGGGGGATTGCAATGA
- a CDS encoding penicillin-binding protein 1A, with protein sequence MIRNTITGSIKKSTIIEIAVLAFFALAFGGALGWALSETINIKNTEYITEFETALPTRLLDINGELITELASDEKREIISFERLPRLVINTLLTREDRVFYKHRGYSAKAIVRAVIGQALHLGLGGGSTLTQQIAGTLYCDRADRSIKRKIKELWWAIQMERRLSKNEILETYLNRIYFGGGTYGVNAASKYYFGHDATKITPAEAAILVIQLSNPAYYNPFDHPNRAMDRQRDVLASMVNRGYITKADADESFDEYWANFDYTRTSASAYFTRDDKAPWFSEYVRRELANMVYGSEDIYTSGFTVNTTLDLSHQEAAQAVMDKYISQANRIWRRDQGNRGTTTFRPYVPLSELIALTFGLPGIKLSAERAQKTANDAFVDQINPVLDACSLMFGLEDLKMQVVNNATKISQAESERTTIEGTMIAIENDTGYITALVGGSQYGQGNQFIRAVQSRFQPGSTFKPLYYSAAIDSRKFTPATIISDTPTVFYKSDGTPYIPQNFKGRYRGNVQLWYALAVSLNVPAIKILDTIGFDAAIDRSAKLLGIPQSEYRERSFVPVYPFGLGVCDVRPIEMARAFAIFANGGKEVVPIAIRTVEDRNGNVIFNPERDILLAQQQKGSAAQIISPQTAYVMTQLLTNTVRSGTLAGQGAKLSYKTKSGKSYAIPLAGKTGTTQNWADAWTVAFSPYYTSAFWFGFDKRGNSLGLSVTGASLAGPAMGDFMGAVHKDLPSKDFAAPASGVIRATVCTESGLLPTPECGNHITTQWFLSGTEPTEFCTIHSDKNATAVFIDRLQKEMYKSGFGYEDAYDTSPLAIPSDILDGGSGKQTGNDTGDTGADYNYFME encoded by the coding sequence ATGATACGAAATACAATTACCGGTTCGATTAAAAAATCGACGATTATAGAAATTGCAGTGCTCGCATTTTTCGCGCTTGCATTCGGGGGCGCGCTCGGTTGGGCATTGTCGGAAACGATCAACATCAAAAATACCGAATACATCACCGAATTCGAAACGGCGCTGCCGACAAGACTGCTCGATATAAACGGTGAACTCATCACGGAGCTCGCATCCGACGAAAAGCGTGAAATCATCAGCTTCGAGCGTCTGCCGCGCCTCGTGATAAATACGCTGTTGACAAGAGAAGATCGCGTATTTTACAAACACCGCGGCTATTCCGCGAAAGCGATCGTGCGTGCGGTGATCGGACAGGCGCTGCATCTGGGTCTCGGCGGCGGTTCGACGTTGACGCAGCAGATCGCGGGAACGCTCTACTGCGACCGCGCCGACAGAAGCATAAAGCGAAAGATCAAAGAGCTGTGGTGGGCGATACAGATGGAGAGGAGGCTTTCGAAAAACGAAATCCTCGAAACCTATCTCAACCGCATCTACTTCGGCGGCGGCACCTACGGCGTTAACGCCGCATCGAAGTATTATTTCGGGCACGATGCGACAAAGATCACACCGGCGGAAGCTGCGATCCTCGTCATCCAGCTGTCGAATCCCGCCTATTACAATCCCTTCGATCATCCGAACAGGGCGATGGATCGTCAGCGCGATGTCCTCGCTTCCATGGTAAATCGGGGATACATCACAAAGGCGGACGCCGACGAATCCTTCGACGAGTACTGGGCGAATTTCGATTACACGAGGACGAGCGCATCGGCATACTTTACGCGCGACGATAAAGCGCCGTGGTTCAGCGAATACGTGCGGCGCGAGCTCGCCAATATGGTCTACGGCTCGGAGGACATTTACACGAGCGGCTTTACCGTCAATACGACGCTCGACCTGTCGCACCAAGAGGCGGCACAAGCGGTCATGGACAAATACATTTCGCAGGCGAATCGAATATGGAGACGGGATCAGGGAAACCGCGGCACAACGACGTTCAGACCCTACGTTCCGCTTTCCGAACTCATCGCACTCACTTTCGGTCTGCCGGGCATAAAGCTTTCGGCCGAGCGCGCACAAAAAACGGCAAACGATGCGTTCGTCGATCAGATCAATCCCGTGCTCGACGCCTGCTCTCTTATGTTCGGCCTTGAAGATTTGAAAATGCAGGTCGTCAACAACGCGACGAAGATTTCTCAAGCGGAAAGCGAACGGACGACGATCGAAGGAACGATGATCGCGATTGAAAACGATACGGGCTATATCACGGCTCTCGTCGGCGGCAGTCAATACGGACAAGGTAATCAATTTATCCGCGCCGTACAGTCGCGCTTTCAGCCGGGTTCCACATTCAAACCGCTCTATTATTCGGCGGCAATCGATTCGAGAAAATTTACGCCCGCTACGATCATCTCCGATACGCCGACCGTCTTTTATAAGTCCGACGGCACGCCGTACATTCCGCAGAATTTCAAAGGCAGGTACAGGGGCAATGTCCAACTGTGGTACGCGCTTGCCGTGTCGCTGAACGTACCGGCGATAAAAATACTCGATACCATCGGATTCGATGCCGCAATCGACCGGTCGGCAAAACTGCTCGGCATCCCGCAAAGCGAATACCGCGAACGCAGCTTTGTTCCCGTTTACCCCTTCGGACTCGGCGTCTGTGACGTGCGGCCGATCGAAATGGCGAGGGCATTTGCCATATTTGCAAACGGCGGAAAAGAAGTCGTACCGATAGCGATCCGCACGGTCGAAGACAGAAACGGAAACGTTATCTTTAATCCCGAACGCGATATCCTTTTGGCGCAGCAACAAAAGGGCAGCGCTGCGCAGATCATTTCGCCGCAAACGGCATACGTTATGACGCAGCTTTTGACGAATACCGTAAGGAGCGGAACGCTCGCGGGGCAAGGAGCAAAGCTTTCTTATAAAACCAAAAGCGGAAAATCGTATGCGATCCCGCTTGCAGGCAAAACGGGAACGACGCAAAACTGGGCGGATGCGTGGACGGTCGCATTCAGTCCGTATTACACGTCGGCGTTTTGGTTCGGCTTCGACAAGCGCGGCAATTCGCTCGGACTCAGCGTGACCGGCGCATCGCTTGCAGGCCCCGCGATGGGCGACTTTATGGGCGCGGTTCACAAAGATCTTCCGTCAAAAGATTTCGCCGCTCCCGCATCCGGCGTTATCCGCGCAACTGTCTGCACCGAAAGCGGACTGCTGCCGACGCCCGAATGCGGAAATCACATAACGACGCAGTGGTTCCTTTCGGGAACCGAGCCGACAGAGTTCTGTACGATCCATTCCGATAAAAACGCAACCGCCGTATTTATCGACCGGCTGCAAAAGGAAATGTACAAATCCGGATTCGGCTATGAGGATGCCTACGACACGTCTCCTCTTGCGATTCCGTCCGACATTTTAGACGGCGGAAGCGGAAAGCAAACGGGAAACGATACCGGCGATACCGGCGCGGATTACAATTATTTTATGGAATGA
- the mtnK gene encoding S-methyl-5-thioribose kinase, with protein MSRYDTYFLLKTEDVEGYIREKIPDYFSADEKLECKEIGDGNLNYVFRLINPVTGKSIIIKQAGLELRISKDIKISTDRGRIEFDILKLQGEAAPGMVPKVYLYDGVMCAFVMEDMINHTMMRTALMQHTVYPKFADQISSFLVDTLLSSTDLVMNHKQKKEMVKKFINPDLCEITEDLVYSEPYVDYNHRNNLFKPNEAFIQKEIYNDTALRLEAAKLKFRFMNDAQALIHGDLHTGSIFINQEHLFVFDPEFAFYGPIGYDVGNVLANMFFAWCNGDATIADKSEKDEFCDWTIESIRDIVDMFTAKFKKAYAEKVTDSMAKTPGFLDYYLNSILEDTAGCTGLELIRRTVGMANVKDITSISEENKRVRAERIIIVLAKDCIKNRMQFKCGNDYVTAIKAAINNPDAEHRGMLFS; from the coding sequence ATGTCACGCTACGATACGTATTTTTTATTGAAAACAGAGGATGTCGAAGGCTATATCAGAGAAAAAATTCCGGATTATTTTTCCGCCGATGAAAAATTGGAATGCAAGGAAATCGGAGACGGCAATTTGAATTACGTCTTCAGATTGATTAACCCCGTAACCGGAAAGTCCATAATAATTAAACAGGCGGGACTTGAGCTTCGTATTTCAAAAGACATAAAAATATCTACGGACAGAGGACGTATCGAATTCGATATTTTAAAACTGCAGGGAGAAGCCGCACCCGGCATGGTGCCGAAAGTATATCTGTATGACGGGGTTATGTGTGCGTTTGTTATGGAAGATATGATCAATCATACTATGATGCGCACGGCTTTGATGCAGCATACCGTATATCCGAAATTTGCCGATCAGATATCTTCGTTTCTTGTCGATACGCTTTTGTCGTCGACCGATTTGGTTATGAATCATAAGCAAAAAAAGGAGATGGTAAAAAAATTTATCAATCCCGATCTCTGCGAAATCACCGAAGATCTCGTATACAGCGAACCGTATGTGGATTATAATCACAGGAACAATCTTTTTAAACCGAACGAAGCATTTATACAAAAAGAAATCTATAACGATACGGCTTTGCGTCTTGAAGCTGCAAAATTAAAATTTCGATTTATGAACGACGCGCAAGCGTTGATTCACGGCGATCTGCATACCGGATCCATATTTATAAATCAAGAACATTTATTTGTCTTTGATCCCGAATTCGCCTTTTACGGACCGATCGGATACGACGTCGGAAATGTACTGGCGAATATGTTCTTTGCGTGGTGCAACGGAGATGCGACGATCGCCGATAAATCGGAAAAGGACGAATTTTGCGACTGGACGATCGAGAGCATACGAGACATCGTTGATATGTTTACCGCGAAATTCAAAAAAGCCTATGCCGAAAAAGTTACGGATAGTATGGCGAAAACGCCGGGTTTCCTCGACTACTATCTTAATTCGATACTGGAAGATACGGCGGGATGTACGGGGCTTGAATTGATCCGGCGTACCGTCGGGATGGCGAATGTAAAAGATATCACTTCGATTTCAGAAGAAAACAAGCGCGTGCGTGCGGAGAGAATTATTATTGTTTTGGCAAAAGATTGTATAAAAAACAGAATGCAATTCAAGTGCGGTAATGATTATGTAACGGCGATAAAAGCTGCAATCAACAACCCCGACGCAGAGCATCGGGGTATGTTGTTCTCATAA